In a genomic window of Candidatus Nomurabacteria bacterium:
- the argS gene encoding arginine--tRNA ligase has translation MIAEKIREWLGNMDAKVEPTNDLDHGDYTTNIAIITKQDATGLKEKLERNKLPEIERIEVVNPGFLNFFLTKEYLARNLEEVLAKKDKFGWSEKLSGKKVMVEYTDPNPFKEFHIGHLMSNAIGESVSRLIEASGAEVKRACYQGDVGLHVAKALWAKGDYALGAKSYEADEQAKKEVYEINKKIYDKSDESLNKVYEEGRRLSLEKFETMYAKLGTKFDYYFFESETGEFGKKIVQENMGKIFEESDGAVVFKAEKYDEKLHTRVFINSDGLPTYEAKELGLAKTKFNQFNYDESVVITGNEIRQYFKVLLAAMSLVFPDLAVKTKHLSHGMLRLPSGKMSSRTGDVITAEFLLDRVEERVREKNPEAPLTEIAVAAIKYAILKQAPGRDIIFDLERSLSFEGDSGPYLQYTYARAKSVLEKSDKELGLDNFENNEVARFLARYPDIVVRATDTFSPQIIVQYLLQLASVFNSFYAQNKIIGSPEEASRLTLTAAVAQIIKNGLWLLGIKSPERM, from the coding sequence ATGATTGCGGAAAAAATTAGAGAATGGTTAGGAAATATGGACGCCAAAGTGGAACCGACAAATGATCTGGACCACGGCGATTACACCACCAATATTGCAATTATCACCAAGCAAGATGCGACCGGTTTGAAAGAAAAATTGGAGCGGAATAAGTTGCCGGAGATTGAGAGGATTGAGGTGGTGAATCCTGGTTTTCTAAATTTCTTTCTGACAAAAGAATATTTGGCACGAAATCTAGAGGAGGTTTTAGCAAAAAAAGATAAATTCGGTTGGAGTGAAAAATTGAGTGGGAAGAAAGTGATGGTGGAGTACACCGATCCGAACCCGTTTAAGGAGTTTCATATTGGCCACTTGATGTCCAACGCTATTGGTGAATCAGTTTCTCGTTTAATTGAAGCGAGCGGAGCGGAAGTCAAACGTGCTTGCTATCAGGGTGACGTTGGTTTACACGTGGCCAAGGCCTTGTGGGCAAAAGGGGATTACGCTTTGGGTGCGAAGAGTTATGAAGCGGATGAACAGGCAAAGAAGGAGGTTTACGAGATAAATAAGAAGATTTATGACAAGAGCGATGAGTCACTGAATAAAGTTTATGAGGAGGGAAGGAGATTGAGTCTTGAGAAGTTTGAGACGATGTATGCGAAATTAGGAACGAAATTTGATTACTACTTTTTTGAGAGTGAAACTGGTGAATTTGGCAAGAAGATTGTGCAGGAAAATATGGGGAAAATTTTTGAGGAGAGCGATGGCGCTGTTGTTTTCAAGGCGGAGAAGTATGACGAGAAACTGCACACGCGTGTTTTTATCAATTCTGATGGCTTGCCGACTTACGAGGCGAAGGAGTTGGGTTTGGCGAAAACTAAGTTTAATCAATTTAATTATGACGAGTCAGTGGTTATCACTGGTAATGAGATAAGACAATATTTTAAAGTTTTACTCGCGGCTATGAGTCTTGTCTTCCCAGACCTTGCGGTGAAAACAAAACACCTTTCTCATGGTATGTTGCGTCTGCCAAGCGGGAAGATGAGCTCACGAACAGGGGATGTGATTACGGCCGAATTTCTTTTGGATCGGGTGGAAGAAAGAGTCCGTGAGAAGAATCCTGAAGCGCCACTTACAGAAATTGCTGTTGCGGCGATAAAGTACGCGATTCTGAAACAAGCTCCCGGTCGGGATATCATCTTTGATCTAGAGAGGTCACTCTCATTCGAGGGGGATTCTGGTCCATATTTGCAATACACTTATGCTCGGGCGAAATCTGTCTTGGAAAAGTCAGACAAAGAATTAGGTTTGGATAATTTTGAAAACAATGAAGTGGCAAGATTTCTGGCTCGTTATCCGGACATTGTGGTAAGAGCAACAGATACTTTTTCGCCCCAAATTATCGTTCAGTACCTGCTTCAACTTGCTTCTGTTTTCAATTCTTTCTATGCCCAGAATAAGATTATTGGCTCACCAGAAGAGGCTTCGCGTCTTACTCTCACTGCCGCAGTAGCACAAATCATCAAGAACGGTTTGTGGTTGCTTGGTATAAAATCTCCCGAGAGAATGTAA
- a CDS encoding NUDIX hydrolase, producing the protein MTTVTVPRIDTTAVGKRVVAALIIREKRLLLLRKPDHPDFLMLPGGGLMEDDEGGLVYALRRQLGEELGFSPQVLPAHLCAEVVDHGVDEKVIIHLHRLVVSQDAVFQTILGFTLNWLGAAEINQIRDRFTPATMSCIEYAIAGGLI; encoded by the coding sequence ATGACTACGGTAACGGTTCCACGGATTGACACAACGGCGGTTGGTAAGCGGGTTGTTGCCGCGCTAATTATTCGCGAGAAGAGACTTCTTCTTCTTAGGAAACCAGATCACCCAGATTTCCTTATGTTGCCAGGTGGAGGATTGATGGAGGATGATGAGGGGGGTCTGGTTTACGCATTAAGGAGGCAATTGGGAGAAGAATTGGGCTTCTCTCCGCAAGTATTACCCGCCCACCTGTGTGCTGAGGTGGTTGATCATGGCGTTGATGAGAAAGTCATCATTCATCTCCATCGTTTGGTAGTGTCACAAGATGCTGTTTTTCAGACGATTCTTGGGTTTACATTGAACTGGTTAGGGGCTGCTGAAATCAATCAGATTCGGGACAGATTCACACCTGCGACCATGAGCTGTATTGAATACGCTATCGCAGGCGGTTTGATCTGA